The following proteins come from a genomic window of Leguminivora glycinivorella isolate SPB_JAAS2020 chromosome 6, LegGlyc_1.1, whole genome shotgun sequence:
- the LOC125227202 gene encoding katanin p80 WD40 repeat-containing subunit B1-like isoform X4 yields the protein MGTIRRSWKLQEFVAHKANVNCLAMGHKSNQVLATGGDDKKVNLWAIGRQSCLMSLSGHTTPVECVCFGHSEDLVCAGSQTGALKIWDLEAAKLLRTFTGHKGAIKCMDFHPYGDYLTTGSCDNNIKLWDTRKRGCIVTYSSHRLAVNSLQFSPDGQWIASACEDGIVKVWDVRVGKVLQEFREHTAAVTCVKFHPHEFLLASCSMDKTVNFWDMEKFLLVSKFEKENTSIRSMVFSEDGTTLLGCGNDGLHVIGWEPARVFDTVHGCNWGQIHDITVAHTQLIAGSFHSTYVCLSVVDLNKVHPFGGPPPVAPPPIQDLSPFQKGQSVRKSFSKEKPCKEVIHKSTPLDEKTMEESTSGTEADEGGAVISNIRDYTEIFRPSRALNRTPPPENSLSSEDYSLPGSAENTKEDNTFTAPPKATARDYVMPQTHAANSLNRHNSCKESKSTDMSSANLLRSSNSEMSLVPPSLGPRSLSFTRTSSETTRRRVDNIVRETVAVSRPTDTDEPEFVPFATDRPVGLDLDEFLPKALDGTRRGVRGGPEPSEQEVLGVMMRGHDSMMAVLCARQRSLQIFHSVRINKNLKSALESVIALEDTSVILDILNVMANKPSLWNLDICLLMLPKIYELLQSKYESYMQCGCNALRLIVRNFSSVVRANVSAPVRTLGVDIPREERYAKCVQIHRLLVDVRAFLLKRQTLQGRLGAAFRDLHTLMQQGLD from the exons ATGGGTACAATTAGAAGATCATGGAAACTAC AAGAATTTGTCGCCCACAAGGCGAATGTCAACTGTTTGGCCATGGGACACAAATCCAATCAAGTCCTTGCCACTGGTGGCGATGACAAGAAAGTAAATCTTTGGGCCATTGGCAGGCAAAGCTGTTTGATG AGTCTGAGTGGGCACACAACACCGGTGGAATGTGTATGTTTTGGCCACTCTGAAGATTTAGTCTGTGCTGGCTCACAGACTGGGGCACTGAAAATATGGGACTTGGAGGCAGCAAAGCTACTCAGAACATTTACAGGGCACAAAGGAGCAATAAAATGTATGGATTTCCATCCATATGGGGATTATTTAACTACAGGGTCTTGTGATAACAATATCAAACTGTGGGACACAAGGAAGAGGGGCTGTATTGTGACATATTCTAGTCACAGACTTGCTGTTAACAGTTTGCAGTTTAGTCCGGATGGACAATGGATTGCTTCAGCATGTGAAGAtg GCATTGTAAAAGTGTGGGATGTAAGAGTGGGTAAGGTCCTGCAGGAGTTCAGGGAGCACACGGCGGCTGTGACTTGCGTGAAGTTCCACCCCCATGAGTTCCTCCTGGCCAGCTGCAGTATGGACAAGACCGTCAACTTCTGGGACATGGAGAAATTTCTGTTGGTCTCTAAGTTTGAAAAGGAGAATACATCTATTAG GTCTATGGTGTTCAGCGAGGATGGCACAACTCTTTTGGGATGTGGCAATgatggtttacatgtcattggCTGGGAGCCTGCTCGAGTGTTTGACACTGTACACGGCTGTAACTGGGGTCAAATACATGACATCACAGTTGCTCATACACAACTC ATTGCTGGATCCTTCCATTCCACCTACGTGTGTTTGTCAGTGGTTGATCTCAACAAGGTCCATCCCTTTGGTGGACCGCCGCCAGTGGCACCACCTCCCATACAAGATCTGTCACCCTTCCAAAAAGGGCAGTCTGTTAGAAAAAGTTTCTCAAAGGAAAAACCATGTAAAGAAG TGATCCACAAGTCCACCCCCCTGGACGAGAAGACCATGGAGGAGTCGACGTCGGGCACGGAGGCGGACGAGGGCGGAGCCGTCATCTCCAACATCCGAGACTACACAGAAATCTTCCGCCCTTCCCGGGCAT TGAATCGTACGCCACCACCAGAAAATAGTTTATCCTCTGAAGACTACTCTTTGCCAG GGTCGGCGGAGAACACTAAAGAGGATAACACATTCACAGCGCCGCCCAAGGCTACCGCTCGGGACTATGTCATGCCCCAGACTCACGCCGCCAACTCGCTTAACCGACATAACTCATGTAAAGAATCTAAATCTACTGACATGT CATCGGCAAACCTATTAAGATCCAGCAATAGTGAAATGTCATTAGTTCCACCGTCACTAGGACCACGGTCACTTTCGTTTACCAGGACTTCTTCAGAAACAACAAG aCGACGAGTAGACAATATAGTGCGGGAAACCGTGGCCGTGTCTCGGCCTACAGATACGGATGAGCCGGAGTTCGTGCCCTTCGCCACGGATAGACCCGTCGGCTTGGACCTCGACGAGTTTTTACCA AAAGCGCTAGACGGCACGCGGCGCGGCGTGCGCGGCGGCCCCGAGCCCAGCGAGCAGGAGGTGCTCGGCGTCATGATGCGCGGACACGACTCCATGATGGCCGTGCTCTGCGCCCGCCAGCGCTCGCTGCAG ATATTCCATTCAGTTCGGATCAATAAAAATTTGAAATCCGCCTTAGAATCAGTAATAGCACTGGAGGACACATCAGTCATTTTAGATATTTTGAACGTCATGGCGAATAAACC GTCACTCTGGAATTTAGATATTTGCCTTTTAATGCTTCCTAAAATATACGAATTACTACAGAGCAAATATGAATC GTACATGCAATGCGGCTGCAACGCCCTCCGGCTGATCGTGCGCAACTTCTCGTCCGTGGTGCGCGCGAACGTGTCGGCGCCGGTGCGCACGCTCGGCGTGGACATCCCGCGCGAGGAGCGCTACGCCAAGTGCGTGCAGATCCACCGTCTGCTGGTCGACGTGCGCGCCTTCCTGCTCAAGCGGCAGACGCTGCAGGGCCGCCTCGGGGCCGCCTTCCGCGACCTGCACACGCTCATGCAGCAGGGGCTCGACTGA
- the LOC125227202 gene encoding katanin p80 WD40 repeat-containing subunit B1-like isoform X2 — protein sequence MGTIRRSWKLQEFVAHKANVNCLAMGHKSNQVLATGGDDKKVNLWAIGRQSCLMSLSGHTTPVECVCFGHSEDLVCAGSQTGALKIWDLEAAKLLRTFTGHKGAIKCMDFHPYGDYLTTGSCDNNIKLWDTRKRGCIVTYSSHRLAVNSLQFSPDGQWIASACEDGIVKVWDVRVGKVLQEFREHTAAVTCVKFHPHEFLLASCSMDKTVNFWDMEKFLLVSKFEKENTSIRSMVFSEDGTTLLGCGNDGLHVIGWEPARVFDTVHGCNWGQIHDITVAHTQLIAGSFHSTYVCLSVVDLNKVHPFGGPPPVAPPPIQDLSPFQKGQSVRKSFSKEKPCKEVIHKSTPLDEKTMEESTSGTEADEGGAVISNIRDYTEIFRPSRALNRTPPPENSLSSEDYSLPAEEGLTLGLGAGGGLCASLRNLMLDELPRPAPQPSPPQRHRADYSRIPTSTTKPDSLTTPPKATARDYVMPQTHAANSLNRHNSCKESKSTDMSSANLLRSSNSEMSLVPPSLGPRSLSFTRTSSETTRRRVDNIVRETVAVSRPTDTDEPEFVPFATDRPVGLDLDEFLPKALDGTRRGVRGGPEPSEQEVLGVMMRGHDSMMAVLCARQRSLQIFHSVRINKNLKSALESVIALEDTSVILDILNVMANKPSLWNLDICLLMLPKIYELLQSKYESYMQCGCNALRLIVRNFSSVVRANVSAPVRTLGVDIPREERYAKCVQIHRLLVDVRAFLLKRQTLQGRLGAAFRDLHTLMQQGLD from the exons ATGGGTACAATTAGAAGATCATGGAAACTAC AAGAATTTGTCGCCCACAAGGCGAATGTCAACTGTTTGGCCATGGGACACAAATCCAATCAAGTCCTTGCCACTGGTGGCGATGACAAGAAAGTAAATCTTTGGGCCATTGGCAGGCAAAGCTGTTTGATG AGTCTGAGTGGGCACACAACACCGGTGGAATGTGTATGTTTTGGCCACTCTGAAGATTTAGTCTGTGCTGGCTCACAGACTGGGGCACTGAAAATATGGGACTTGGAGGCAGCAAAGCTACTCAGAACATTTACAGGGCACAAAGGAGCAATAAAATGTATGGATTTCCATCCATATGGGGATTATTTAACTACAGGGTCTTGTGATAACAATATCAAACTGTGGGACACAAGGAAGAGGGGCTGTATTGTGACATATTCTAGTCACAGACTTGCTGTTAACAGTTTGCAGTTTAGTCCGGATGGACAATGGATTGCTTCAGCATGTGAAGAtg GCATTGTAAAAGTGTGGGATGTAAGAGTGGGTAAGGTCCTGCAGGAGTTCAGGGAGCACACGGCGGCTGTGACTTGCGTGAAGTTCCACCCCCATGAGTTCCTCCTGGCCAGCTGCAGTATGGACAAGACCGTCAACTTCTGGGACATGGAGAAATTTCTGTTGGTCTCTAAGTTTGAAAAGGAGAATACATCTATTAG GTCTATGGTGTTCAGCGAGGATGGCACAACTCTTTTGGGATGTGGCAATgatggtttacatgtcattggCTGGGAGCCTGCTCGAGTGTTTGACACTGTACACGGCTGTAACTGGGGTCAAATACATGACATCACAGTTGCTCATACACAACTC ATTGCTGGATCCTTCCATTCCACCTACGTGTGTTTGTCAGTGGTTGATCTCAACAAGGTCCATCCCTTTGGTGGACCGCCGCCAGTGGCACCACCTCCCATACAAGATCTGTCACCCTTCCAAAAAGGGCAGTCTGTTAGAAAAAGTTTCTCAAAGGAAAAACCATGTAAAGAAG TGATCCACAAGTCCACCCCCCTGGACGAGAAGACCATGGAGGAGTCGACGTCGGGCACGGAGGCGGACGAGGGCGGAGCCGTCATCTCCAACATCCGAGACTACACAGAAATCTTCCGCCCTTCCCGGGCAT TGAATCGTACGCCACCACCAGAAAATAGTTTATCCTCTGAAGACTACTCTTTGCCAG CCGAGGAGGGGCTGACCTTGGGCttgggcgcgggcggcgggctGTGCGCGTCGCTGCGCAACCTCATGCTGGACGAGCTGCCGCGCCCCGCGCCGCAGCCCTCGCCGCCGCAGCGCCACCGCGCCGACTACTCGCGCATACCCACCTCCACCACCAAACCCGACTCGCTCACCA CGCCGCCCAAGGCTACCGCTCGGGACTATGTCATGCCCCAGACTCACGCCGCCAACTCGCTTAACCGACATAACTCATGTAAAGAATCTAAATCTACTGACATGT CATCGGCAAACCTATTAAGATCCAGCAATAGTGAAATGTCATTAGTTCCACCGTCACTAGGACCACGGTCACTTTCGTTTACCAGGACTTCTTCAGAAACAACAAG aCGACGAGTAGACAATATAGTGCGGGAAACCGTGGCCGTGTCTCGGCCTACAGATACGGATGAGCCGGAGTTCGTGCCCTTCGCCACGGATAGACCCGTCGGCTTGGACCTCGACGAGTTTTTACCA AAAGCGCTAGACGGCACGCGGCGCGGCGTGCGCGGCGGCCCCGAGCCCAGCGAGCAGGAGGTGCTCGGCGTCATGATGCGCGGACACGACTCCATGATGGCCGTGCTCTGCGCCCGCCAGCGCTCGCTGCAG ATATTCCATTCAGTTCGGATCAATAAAAATTTGAAATCCGCCTTAGAATCAGTAATAGCACTGGAGGACACATCAGTCATTTTAGATATTTTGAACGTCATGGCGAATAAACC GTCACTCTGGAATTTAGATATTTGCCTTTTAATGCTTCCTAAAATATACGAATTACTACAGAGCAAATATGAATC GTACATGCAATGCGGCTGCAACGCCCTCCGGCTGATCGTGCGCAACTTCTCGTCCGTGGTGCGCGCGAACGTGTCGGCGCCGGTGCGCACGCTCGGCGTGGACATCCCGCGCGAGGAGCGCTACGCCAAGTGCGTGCAGATCCACCGTCTGCTGGTCGACGTGCGCGCCTTCCTGCTCAAGCGGCAGACGCTGCAGGGCCGCCTCGGGGCCGCCTTCCGCGACCTGCACACGCTCATGCAGCAGGGGCTCGACTGA
- the LOC125227202 gene encoding katanin p80 WD40 repeat-containing subunit B1-like isoform X5, giving the protein MGTIRRSWKLQEFVAHKANVNCLAMGHKSNQVLATGGDDKKVNLWAIGRQSCLMSLSGHTTPVECVCFGHSEDLVCAGSQTGALKIWDLEAAKLLRTFTGHKGAIKCMDFHPYGDYLTTGSCDNNIKLWDTRKRGCIVTYSSHRLAVNSLQFSPDGQWIASACEDGIVKVWDVRVGKVLQEFREHTAAVTCVKFHPHEFLLASCSMDKTVNFWDMEKFLLVSKFEKENTSIRSMVFSEDGTTLLGCGNDGLHVIGWEPARVFDTVHGCNWGQIHDITVAHTQLIAGSFHSTYVCLSVVDLNKVHPFGGPPPVAPPPIQDLSPFQKGQSVRKSFSKEKPCKEVIHKSTPLDEKTMEESTSGTEADEGGAVISNIRDYTEIFRPSRALNRTPPPENSLSSEDYSLPAPPKATARDYVMPQTHAANSLNRHNSCKESKSTDMSSANLLRSSNSEMSLVPPSLGPRSLSFTRTSSETTRRRVDNIVRETVAVSRPTDTDEPEFVPFATDRPVGLDLDEFLPKALDGTRRGVRGGPEPSEQEVLGVMMRGHDSMMAVLCARQRSLQIFHSVRINKNLKSALESVIALEDTSVILDILNVMANKPSLWNLDICLLMLPKIYELLQSKYESYMQCGCNALRLIVRNFSSVVRANVSAPVRTLGVDIPREERYAKCVQIHRLLVDVRAFLLKRQTLQGRLGAAFRDLHTLMQQGLD; this is encoded by the exons ATGGGTACAATTAGAAGATCATGGAAACTAC AAGAATTTGTCGCCCACAAGGCGAATGTCAACTGTTTGGCCATGGGACACAAATCCAATCAAGTCCTTGCCACTGGTGGCGATGACAAGAAAGTAAATCTTTGGGCCATTGGCAGGCAAAGCTGTTTGATG AGTCTGAGTGGGCACACAACACCGGTGGAATGTGTATGTTTTGGCCACTCTGAAGATTTAGTCTGTGCTGGCTCACAGACTGGGGCACTGAAAATATGGGACTTGGAGGCAGCAAAGCTACTCAGAACATTTACAGGGCACAAAGGAGCAATAAAATGTATGGATTTCCATCCATATGGGGATTATTTAACTACAGGGTCTTGTGATAACAATATCAAACTGTGGGACACAAGGAAGAGGGGCTGTATTGTGACATATTCTAGTCACAGACTTGCTGTTAACAGTTTGCAGTTTAGTCCGGATGGACAATGGATTGCTTCAGCATGTGAAGAtg GCATTGTAAAAGTGTGGGATGTAAGAGTGGGTAAGGTCCTGCAGGAGTTCAGGGAGCACACGGCGGCTGTGACTTGCGTGAAGTTCCACCCCCATGAGTTCCTCCTGGCCAGCTGCAGTATGGACAAGACCGTCAACTTCTGGGACATGGAGAAATTTCTGTTGGTCTCTAAGTTTGAAAAGGAGAATACATCTATTAG GTCTATGGTGTTCAGCGAGGATGGCACAACTCTTTTGGGATGTGGCAATgatggtttacatgtcattggCTGGGAGCCTGCTCGAGTGTTTGACACTGTACACGGCTGTAACTGGGGTCAAATACATGACATCACAGTTGCTCATACACAACTC ATTGCTGGATCCTTCCATTCCACCTACGTGTGTTTGTCAGTGGTTGATCTCAACAAGGTCCATCCCTTTGGTGGACCGCCGCCAGTGGCACCACCTCCCATACAAGATCTGTCACCCTTCCAAAAAGGGCAGTCTGTTAGAAAAAGTTTCTCAAAGGAAAAACCATGTAAAGAAG TGATCCACAAGTCCACCCCCCTGGACGAGAAGACCATGGAGGAGTCGACGTCGGGCACGGAGGCGGACGAGGGCGGAGCCGTCATCTCCAACATCCGAGACTACACAGAAATCTTCCGCCCTTCCCGGGCAT TGAATCGTACGCCACCACCAGAAAATAGTTTATCCTCTGAAGACTACTCTTTGCCAG CGCCGCCCAAGGCTACCGCTCGGGACTATGTCATGCCCCAGACTCACGCCGCCAACTCGCTTAACCGACATAACTCATGTAAAGAATCTAAATCTACTGACATGT CATCGGCAAACCTATTAAGATCCAGCAATAGTGAAATGTCATTAGTTCCACCGTCACTAGGACCACGGTCACTTTCGTTTACCAGGACTTCTTCAGAAACAACAAG aCGACGAGTAGACAATATAGTGCGGGAAACCGTGGCCGTGTCTCGGCCTACAGATACGGATGAGCCGGAGTTCGTGCCCTTCGCCACGGATAGACCCGTCGGCTTGGACCTCGACGAGTTTTTACCA AAAGCGCTAGACGGCACGCGGCGCGGCGTGCGCGGCGGCCCCGAGCCCAGCGAGCAGGAGGTGCTCGGCGTCATGATGCGCGGACACGACTCCATGATGGCCGTGCTCTGCGCCCGCCAGCGCTCGCTGCAG ATATTCCATTCAGTTCGGATCAATAAAAATTTGAAATCCGCCTTAGAATCAGTAATAGCACTGGAGGACACATCAGTCATTTTAGATATTTTGAACGTCATGGCGAATAAACC GTCACTCTGGAATTTAGATATTTGCCTTTTAATGCTTCCTAAAATATACGAATTACTACAGAGCAAATATGAATC GTACATGCAATGCGGCTGCAACGCCCTCCGGCTGATCGTGCGCAACTTCTCGTCCGTGGTGCGCGCGAACGTGTCGGCGCCGGTGCGCACGCTCGGCGTGGACATCCCGCGCGAGGAGCGCTACGCCAAGTGCGTGCAGATCCACCGTCTGCTGGTCGACGTGCGCGCCTTCCTGCTCAAGCGGCAGACGCTGCAGGGCCGCCTCGGGGCCGCCTTCCGCGACCTGCACACGCTCATGCAGCAGGGGCTCGACTGA
- the LOC125227202 gene encoding katanin p80 WD40 repeat-containing subunit B1-like isoform X3, with amino-acid sequence MGTIRRSWKLQEFVAHKANVNCLAMGHKSNQVLATGGDDKKVNLWAIGRQSCLMSLSGHTTPVECVCFGHSEDLVCAGSQTGALKIWDLEAAKLLRTFTGHKGAIKCMDFHPYGDYLTTGSCDNNIKLWDTRKRGCIVTYSSHRLAVNSLQFSPDGQWIASACEDGIVKVWDVRVGKVLQEFREHTAAVTCVKFHPHEFLLASCSMDKTVNFWDMEKFLLVSKFEKENTSIRSMVFSEDGTTLLGCGNDGLHVIGWEPARVFDTVHGCNWGQIHDITVAHTQLIAGSFHSTYVCLSVVDLNKVHPFGGPPPVAPPPIQDLSPFQKGQSVRKSFSKEKPCKEVIHKSTPLDEKTMEESTSGTEADEGGAVISNIRDYTEIFRPSRALNRTPPPENSLSSEDYSLPAEEGLTLGLGAGGGLCASLRNLMLDELPRPAPQPSPPQRHRADYSRIPTSTTKPDSLTTSANLLRSSNSEMSLVPPSLGPRSLSFTRTSSETTRRRVDNIVRETVAVSRPTDTDEPEFVPFATDRPVGLDLDEFLPKALDGTRRGVRGGPEPSEQEVLGVMMRGHDSMMAVLCARQRSLQIFHSVRINKNLKSALESVIALEDTSVILDILNVMANKPSLWNLDICLLMLPKIYELLQSKYESYMQCGCNALRLIVRNFSSVVRANVSAPVRTLGVDIPREERYAKCVQIHRLLVDVRAFLLKRQTLQGRLGAAFRDLHTLMQQGLD; translated from the exons ATGGGTACAATTAGAAGATCATGGAAACTAC AAGAATTTGTCGCCCACAAGGCGAATGTCAACTGTTTGGCCATGGGACACAAATCCAATCAAGTCCTTGCCACTGGTGGCGATGACAAGAAAGTAAATCTTTGGGCCATTGGCAGGCAAAGCTGTTTGATG AGTCTGAGTGGGCACACAACACCGGTGGAATGTGTATGTTTTGGCCACTCTGAAGATTTAGTCTGTGCTGGCTCACAGACTGGGGCACTGAAAATATGGGACTTGGAGGCAGCAAAGCTACTCAGAACATTTACAGGGCACAAAGGAGCAATAAAATGTATGGATTTCCATCCATATGGGGATTATTTAACTACAGGGTCTTGTGATAACAATATCAAACTGTGGGACACAAGGAAGAGGGGCTGTATTGTGACATATTCTAGTCACAGACTTGCTGTTAACAGTTTGCAGTTTAGTCCGGATGGACAATGGATTGCTTCAGCATGTGAAGAtg GCATTGTAAAAGTGTGGGATGTAAGAGTGGGTAAGGTCCTGCAGGAGTTCAGGGAGCACACGGCGGCTGTGACTTGCGTGAAGTTCCACCCCCATGAGTTCCTCCTGGCCAGCTGCAGTATGGACAAGACCGTCAACTTCTGGGACATGGAGAAATTTCTGTTGGTCTCTAAGTTTGAAAAGGAGAATACATCTATTAG GTCTATGGTGTTCAGCGAGGATGGCACAACTCTTTTGGGATGTGGCAATgatggtttacatgtcattggCTGGGAGCCTGCTCGAGTGTTTGACACTGTACACGGCTGTAACTGGGGTCAAATACATGACATCACAGTTGCTCATACACAACTC ATTGCTGGATCCTTCCATTCCACCTACGTGTGTTTGTCAGTGGTTGATCTCAACAAGGTCCATCCCTTTGGTGGACCGCCGCCAGTGGCACCACCTCCCATACAAGATCTGTCACCCTTCCAAAAAGGGCAGTCTGTTAGAAAAAGTTTCTCAAAGGAAAAACCATGTAAAGAAG TGATCCACAAGTCCACCCCCCTGGACGAGAAGACCATGGAGGAGTCGACGTCGGGCACGGAGGCGGACGAGGGCGGAGCCGTCATCTCCAACATCCGAGACTACACAGAAATCTTCCGCCCTTCCCGGGCAT TGAATCGTACGCCACCACCAGAAAATAGTTTATCCTCTGAAGACTACTCTTTGCCAG CCGAGGAGGGGCTGACCTTGGGCttgggcgcgggcggcgggctGTGCGCGTCGCTGCGCAACCTCATGCTGGACGAGCTGCCGCGCCCCGCGCCGCAGCCCTCGCCGCCGCAGCGCCACCGCGCCGACTACTCGCGCATACCCACCTCCACCACCAAACCCGACTCGCTCACCA CATCGGCAAACCTATTAAGATCCAGCAATAGTGAAATGTCATTAGTTCCACCGTCACTAGGACCACGGTCACTTTCGTTTACCAGGACTTCTTCAGAAACAACAAG aCGACGAGTAGACAATATAGTGCGGGAAACCGTGGCCGTGTCTCGGCCTACAGATACGGATGAGCCGGAGTTCGTGCCCTTCGCCACGGATAGACCCGTCGGCTTGGACCTCGACGAGTTTTTACCA AAAGCGCTAGACGGCACGCGGCGCGGCGTGCGCGGCGGCCCCGAGCCCAGCGAGCAGGAGGTGCTCGGCGTCATGATGCGCGGACACGACTCCATGATGGCCGTGCTCTGCGCCCGCCAGCGCTCGCTGCAG ATATTCCATTCAGTTCGGATCAATAAAAATTTGAAATCCGCCTTAGAATCAGTAATAGCACTGGAGGACACATCAGTCATTTTAGATATTTTGAACGTCATGGCGAATAAACC GTCACTCTGGAATTTAGATATTTGCCTTTTAATGCTTCCTAAAATATACGAATTACTACAGAGCAAATATGAATC GTACATGCAATGCGGCTGCAACGCCCTCCGGCTGATCGTGCGCAACTTCTCGTCCGTGGTGCGCGCGAACGTGTCGGCGCCGGTGCGCACGCTCGGCGTGGACATCCCGCGCGAGGAGCGCTACGCCAAGTGCGTGCAGATCCACCGTCTGCTGGTCGACGTGCGCGCCTTCCTGCTCAAGCGGCAGACGCTGCAGGGCCGCCTCGGGGCCGCCTTCCGCGACCTGCACACGCTCATGCAGCAGGGGCTCGACTGA